The following are encoded together in the Glycine soja cultivar W05 chromosome 5, ASM419377v2, whole genome shotgun sequence genome:
- the LOC114413591 gene encoding aldehyde dehydrogenase family 2 member C4-like, which produces MTFTNGDAAAASLNKVPTVNFTKLFIDGHFVHSVSGKTFETIDPRTGDVIARISEGDKEDIDIAVKAARHAFDNGPWPRLPGSERGRILLKWAELIEENAEELAALDAIDAGKLYHMCRNLEVPAAANTLRYYAGAADKIHGEVLKMSRDFHAYTLLEPLGVVGHITPWNFPNTMFYIKVAPSLAAGCTMVLKPAEQTPLSALFNAHLAKLAGIPDGVINVVPGFGPTAGAALSSHMDVDKVSFTGSTQTGREIMQAAAKSNLKQVSLELGGKSPLIIFDDADIDKAAELALLGILYNKGEVCVASSRVLVQEGIYDEFEKKLVEKAKAWVVGDPFDPKVQQGPQVDKEQFEKVLSYIEHGKKEGATLLTGGKTVGNKGYFIEPTIFSNIREDMLIAQDEIFGPVMALKKFKTIEEAIKSANNTKYGLAAGIVTKNLDTANTVSRSIRAGTIWINCYFAFGDDVPFGGYKMSGFGKDHGLEALHKYLQVKSVVTPLYNSPWL; this is translated from the exons ATGACTTTCACTAATGGCGATGCAGCTGCTGCCTCCCTCAACAAGGTCCCCACGGTCAACTTCACCAAGCTCTTCATTGACGGACACTTCGTTCACTCTGTGTcag gaaagaCATTTGAGACAATAGATCCAAGAACAGGAGATGTTATAGCGAGGATCAGCGAGGGAGATAAAGAAGACATTGACATTGCTGTTAAAGCAGCACGTCATGCATTTGACAATGGTCCATGGCCTCGCCTTCCCGGCTCT GAGAGAGGAAGAATTTTGCTGAAATGGGCAGAGCTAATAGAGGAAAACGCAGAAGAACTTGCGGCACTAGATGCCATTGATGCGGGGAAGTTGTACCATATGTGTAGGAATTTGGAAGTTCCAGCAGCAGCAAACACTCTTCGTTACTATGCAGGTGCTGCCGATAAGATTCATGGCGAGGTGTTGAAAATGTCCCGAGACTTCCATGCCTATACATTGCTTGAACCACTTGGTGTTGTGGGACACATTACTCCCTGGAATTTCCCCAATACCATGTTCTACATCAAGGTTGCTCCTTCTTTAGCTGCTGGCTGCACCATGGTCCTCAAGCCCGCCGAGCAAACACCCCTCTCTGCTTTGTTTAATGCTCATCTTGCTAAATTG GCTGGAATCCCAGATGGAGTGATCAATGTAGTGCCTGGATTTGGCCCAACTGCTGGTGCTGCATTAAGCTCACACATGGATGTTGATAAG GTTAGCTTTACTGGTTCAACACAAACAGGCCGTGAGATAATGCAGGCTGCAGCTAAGAGTAACTTGAAACAAGTTTCACTTGAATTAGGAGGCAAGTCACCCCTCATAATTTTTGATGATGCTGATATAGACAAAGCTGCTGAGCTAGCTCTACTAGGCATCCTATATAACAAG GGAGAAGTTTGTGTTGCAAGTTCCCGTGTGCTTGTTCAAGAAGGGATCTATGATGAATTTGAGAAAAAACTGGTGGAGAAGGCAAAAGCTTGGGTCGTTGGGGATCCCTTTGATCCTAAAGTTCAACAAGGCCCTCAG GTTGACAAGGAACAATTTGAAAAGGTCCTTTCATATATTGAGCatggaaagaaagaaggagCTACCCTTTTGACTGGGGGTAAAACAGTGGGAAACAAGGGCTACTTTATTGAGCCAACAATTTTCTCCAATATAAGG GAGGATATGCTTATAGCACAGGATGAAATATTTGGCCCAGTAATGGCACTGAAGAAGTTTaa GACCATTGAGGAAGCAATTAAGAGTGCTAACAATACCAAGTATGGCCTAGCAGCAGGCATAGTGACCAAGAATTTGGATACGGCAAACACAGTGTCAAGGTCCATTCGTGCAGGCACTATTTGGATCAACTGCTATTTTGCCTTTGGCGATGATGTTCCCTTTGGAGGGTATAAGATGAGTGGATTTGGAAAAGATCATGGATTGGAAGCCCTTCACAAGTACCTACAAGTTAAATCTGTTGTTACTCCCCTTTACAATTCACCCTGGCTTTGA